Part of the Synechococcus sp. HK01-R genome is shown below.
CAATCCACGACAAAGCACTCATTGCGTATTGCAAAGAACATAAGCTGGAGTCCGACGAAGATCGTCAGAAGTGGAGCATGAGCCTAGGAATTGATTCCGAAGAGATGATGTCAGAAGCCATTCATGAGTGGCGACGCAAGGAGTTACGAGAACGGCTTGTAACTGCCTCTGGGGAAACACTCTACTTACGCTACAAAGACAAACTAGATCGCGTGCTATATAGTCTTTTGCGTGTCGAAGATCCATTTCTGTGTCAAGAGATCTATTACTCAATTGAGGCTAGTGAAATCACTTTTGCAGAAGCTTCCACACGATATTCTTGTGGGCCAGAATCTAAGACTCAAGGTATTGTAGGTCCCGTCGATCTCACAACACCTCACCCTGAAATTGCTGCACGACTTCGTACAGCGCAAACAGGTCATTTAATTGGCCCTTTTCAAGCTGACGACTGGCATACACTGATCAGAATGGAATACCGTTTTGATAGTGAGTATGATGAAAACACTAAGAGTTTTCTAGAAGATGTTTGTTTTAAATCTCAGATTGGTCAGGGATTAGATTCATTAAAAGATTCGATAATGGAATGGATTAACTCGAGGTCCTGAACGATGCTCTTAAATGAATCCCAGTTTACCCAGCTGCTTGCTTTCGCAGAACAGTTTAGCTGTAAGACGATTAAAGTAGAGCCGGGCACAGTACTACAAACATCGAAGTCAAGTCGTGAGCTGACCCTTGTTAAAACGGGATGGTGTCGTGTACTGGATCCTACGAGGCAGTTTGGGTCTTACACAATAACTCGCATAGAAGCTCCTTACTTGTGTGGGGCCTTCTCTGGCTTCGATTCAAATCTGCAGGAGGAAGTAGTTGCATCAAGCGATTGCGAGGTTGTTTTAATAAGCGCAATTGCACATAGACCTGAGTGCAGTAACCTGATTCGTGATATCCTTTCATCTAAAGTATCTCCAAGTGAGTTTCCTCTTCTCCAGAAAACAATAGTTGAAGGATTACTTACTGTTCCAGCAGACCAGCAGTTAGTAAGCGTCTTCGAGCGCCGATGGCGCACTCTCGTACCATCTGACATAACGAATCAATCATCAGCTCAGCTTGTCTATGCCGACAGGCCAGCTCAGGGTTATCGATACGGTCAGGTGATCACTGCTGTCACATTGGCCGAGCTTTGGACAGGTCCATTACCTCGTGTC
Proteins encoded:
- a CDS encoding peptidylprolyl isomerase, with the protein product MNSPTQNHSQASEAKNNPETLQILQALKTASGRDIIALLLRFGMAEMFLRQLRERQVVFNDQELSDPDTIHDKALIAYCKEHKLESDEDRQKWSMSLGIDSEEMMSEAIHEWRRKELRERLVTASGETLYLRYKDKLDRVLYSLLRVEDPFLCQEIYYSIEASEITFAEASTRYSCGPESKTQGIVGPVDLTTPHPEIAARLRTAQTGHLIGPFQADDWHTLIRMEYRFDSEYDENTKSFLEDVCFKSQIGQGLDSLKDSIMEWINSRS